From a region of the Methanolobus tindarius DSM 2278 genome:
- a CDS encoding ATPase domain-containing protein, whose product MAKINAFAIPRDDLNDKLGGGFPAGSLVVIEGGSGGGKSTISQRLSFGLNENDVSVTFVSTQMTTKGFINQMYSMDYPIAPFLLNGLLLYIPVIPLVQAAKSRFDFIERLMAAEELFEKDVIIIDTLSSLIKYSANTEKTLDLISFFKKLNGMGKVIILTIEPNQLTEDLASMFRSSCDVYITLKSKPLGSEVKRTIVVNKFTGAKGPVGQMIGFRIEPKVGLVVEIASVS is encoded by the coding sequence ATGGCAAAGATCAATGCATTTGCAATCCCCAGGGATGATCTGAATGATAAATTAGGAGGAGGTTTTCCTGCCGGTTCACTTGTTGTAATTGAAGGTGGCAGTGGTGGCGGAAAAAGTACAATTTCCCAGCGTCTTTCATTCGGGTTAAACGAAAACGATGTCAGTGTTACGTTTGTCTCCACACAAATGACAACAAAGGGCTTTATTAACCAGATGTATTCAATGGATTACCCCATAGCCCCATTTCTTTTGAATGGTTTGCTTTTATACATACCTGTTATTCCGCTTGTTCAGGCAGCAAAATCCCGTTTTGATTTTATTGAAAGATTGATGGCTGCAGAGGAACTTTTTGAAAAGGATGTAATCATAATTGATACTCTTTCCTCACTTATCAAATACAGTGCCAATACAGAGAAAACTCTTGATCTGATTTCTTTTTTCAAAAAACTGAATGGTATGGGCAAGGTCATAATTCTGACAATAGAGCCAAACCAGCTGACAGAAGATCTTGCTTCAATGTTCCGTTCTTCATGTGACGTTTACATTACTCTGAAATCAAAACCCCTGGGAAGTGAAGTCAAGAGGACTATTGTCGTTAACAAGTTCACGGGTGCCAAAGGCCCTGTAGGGCAGATGATTGGTTTCAGAATAGAACCGAAGGTAGGTCTTGTAGTAGAGATCGCTTCAGTATCATAA
- a CDS encoding flagellar protein G — MRSMLRTERNTLLKDTGAETAVTHMIFFIAAMVLAISVVVLISGNVQSMIASSSASSKILSEQMRTDITIVNDPEIIPYDGGSGKYTFYAKNTGKTELAPEYVTVLVDGIFIEPVDVNAALTDGDIVWRPGEILTLNVTTTPSPLEAGDHRVLVAADNGKSGAMNFKT; from the coding sequence ATGAGAAGCATGCTAAGAACAGAGAGAAACACCTTACTGAAAGATACAGGTGCAGAAACCGCAGTAACGCACATGATATTCTTCATAGCCGCAATGGTTCTGGCTATCAGTGTAGTTGTTCTTATCTCCGGCAATGTCCAGTCCATGATTGCTTCATCCAGTGCAAGCAGCAAAATATTGTCCGAACAGATGCGGACTGACATAACCATTGTGAACGATCCTGAGATAATTCCATATGACGGCGGTTCCGGCAAATACACATTTTACGCAAAGAATACTGGTAAGACTGAACTGGCTCCCGAATATGTGACTGTACTTGTAGATGGTATATTTATAGAGCCTGTGGATGTCAATGCTGCGCTTACAGATGGGGATATTGTATGGAGGCCAGGAGAAATCCTCACTTTGAACGTAACAACCACTCCTTCTCCTCTGGAAGCAGGTGATCACAGAGTGCTGGTTGCAGCTGACAATGGAAAATCCGGTGCAATGAATTTTAAAACGTAA
- a CDS encoding flagellar protein F, whose translation MGFEISVVAVMFFITALVVGSFSYSMLNTSNDIVNDASEEQYQMQNSKLKTNIEVESAVPGNYSGTYNLTVTLSNTGSETVLFDELNVLVDGNLESYVYSDVAATWTPAETRNMTVTDLSGTGSHRVKVVTRNGVSAYSSYVV comes from the coding sequence ATGGGATTTGAAATTTCTGTTGTTGCAGTCATGTTCTTCATTACTGCTCTTGTAGTTGGTTCTTTTTCATATTCCATGCTTAACACTTCTAATGATATTGTAAACGATGCTTCTGAAGAACAGTACCAGATGCAGAATTCAAAACTCAAAACCAATATTGAAGTGGAAAGTGCTGTTCCCGGGAACTATTCAGGCACCTACAACCTGACAGTGACACTTTCAAACACAGGCAGTGAGACTGTTCTCTTTGATGAGCTCAATGTTCTTGTTGATGGTAATCTGGAATCCTATGTTTATAGTGATGTTGCAGCAACCTGGACGCCTGCTGAGACGCGTAATATGACAGTTACTGACCTTTCCGGTACAGGATCCCATCGTGTAAAAGTTGTTACTCGCAACGGCGTTTCTGCTTATAGTTCATATGTAGTCTGA
- a CDS encoding FlaD/FlaE family flagellar protein: MAGFSDKIKKVTSVLSKKGKNKGGDSPFSSGDTPPFMQGGPDLGSVPDLAAGMPPAPGVPPGMAPGAPGDSAFPPGMAPPAPGEAPGGPPGMPGQAAPQAAPVDNEMLEENRKKIKEVESKVSKADVTLNMVQRDNEEIRKTVDKIDQSVLELLSLYEIVSNQVNPFVGDGAGSRDTIERFEKTETRLTEMGDMMVLLKNELDATAQKMSMPKGISEEAASRMQDFESKMEAFADAMVMMHESIEQLNSKTDELFTRTDSINQNLLDLAETTSTITTRLEDLENRPVPASGSSKVVASKSEEKVQAKNSIQEPEEAEETGVEAENAPVEKKASLPLVRLEFIKADPTSVVVLLNWIEFLMERVGRNNLMDALDYYVDIGWISEDVMSEIMAYARGIDYYVEKPTWRLLPEDHTKSLLFIERLSGRKIDRNMLSSIDREMAKVKHGLEELYGI, translated from the coding sequence ATGGCCGGATTTAGTGATAAGATCAAAAAAGTGACTTCTGTTCTTTCCAAAAAGGGCAAGAATAAAGGAGGCGACTCTCCGTTTAGTAGTGGTGATACACCTCCTTTCATGCAGGGTGGGCCGGATCTTGGTTCAGTTCCTGATCTTGCTGCCGGTATGCCGCCTGCGCCCGGTGTTCCTCCGGGCATGGCTCCAGGTGCACCTGGCGATTCTGCGTTTCCTCCTGGTATGGCTCCTCCTGCTCCCGGAGAAGCACCCGGTGGCCCCCCTGGAATGCCAGGGCAAGCTGCTCCCCAGGCTGCTCCAGTAGATAATGAGATGCTGGAGGAGAACCGTAAAAAGATCAAGGAAGTTGAGTCCAAAGTTTCAAAGGCAGATGTAACTCTTAACATGGTCCAGAGGGACAATGAGGAAATTAGAAAAACTGTGGACAAGATAGACCAGAGTGTCCTTGAACTGCTATCCCTTTACGAAATTGTATCAAACCAGGTGAATCCTTTTGTGGGTGACGGCGCTGGTTCCAGGGATACGATAGAGAGATTTGAAAAAACAGAGACCCGTCTTACTGAGATGGGTGACATGATGGTTCTTCTGAAAAATGAGTTAGATGCCACTGCCCAGAAAATGAGTATGCCAAAAGGTATCTCTGAAGAAGCAGCCTCCAGGATGCAGGATTTTGAATCCAAGATGGAGGCATTCGCAGATGCTATGGTAATGATGCATGAAAGCATTGAGCAGTTAAACTCAAAAACAGATGAATTATTCACACGTACAGATTCTATTAATCAGAATTTGCTTGACCTTGCAGAAACAACTTCCACTATAACTACCAGGCTTGAAGACCTTGAAAACCGTCCGGTTCCTGCTTCGGGCAGTTCAAAAGTTGTTGCTTCTAAGAGTGAAGAAAAAGTTCAGGCTAAAAACAGTATACAGGAACCTGAAGAAGCAGAGGAAACAGGAGTCGAAGCAGAAAATGCTCCGGTTGAAAAGAAAGCTTCGCTGCCTCTTGTAAGGCTTGAATTCATAAAAGCAGATCCTACAAGTGTTGTTGTCCTTCTTAACTGGATAGAGTTCCTCATGGAAAGAGTGGGAAGAAATAACCTGATGGATGCACTTGATTATTATGTTGATATCGGATGGATAAGCGAAGATGTCATGTCAGAGATAATGGCATATGCCCGTGGAATCGATTATTATGTTGAAAAGCCCACATGGCGTCTTTTGCCGGAAGACCACACAAAATCCCTGCTCTTCATTGAAAGGCTATCCGGCCGCAAGATTGACAGGAACATGCTCAGTTCCATTGACAGGGAAATGGCAAAGGTAAAGCACGGTCTGGAGGAATTGTATGGGATTTGA
- a CDS encoding methyltransferase domain-containing protein, producing the protein MARKKQFKTEMISDKDGIRFATPEPVAEYRAKRLQCKTIADISCGIGGQALFFARYCDFVYAIEIDPKKIAFAKKNAKVMGVDNIEFIAGDALSSEVIGKLPKLDVVFSDPARPPTEKERSIDNLSPSIPEVMKAYAGISSNFAFEAPPQLSPEKIPFDCEREYMSLEGKLNRLNLYFGELKKADVSAVALPGSNIIRKTGNIEPVRKVEESALYAYEPEECVIKAGLLEQLVAELKKESDDISIFDIDGKRTLLCSKSEIQNSLFKNRYKRLLVTDTNYSQVNSYLRKNSFGKVIVRAAIDPEKYWNVRNELENGLNGERKAHLFVKDEKAILYEVLD; encoded by the coding sequence ATGGCACGTAAAAAGCAATTCAAAACAGAAATGATATCCGACAAGGATGGTATAAGATTTGCAACTCCTGAACCTGTTGCTGAGTACAGGGCAAAGAGGCTGCAATGCAAGACAATAGCCGACATCAGTTGTGGAATCGGCGGACAGGCACTCTTTTTTGCCAGATACTGTGATTTTGTCTATGCTATTGAGATTGACCCCAAGAAAATAGCTTTTGCAAAAAAGAATGCTAAGGTAATGGGTGTTGATAACATAGAATTTATTGCAGGAGATGCACTGTCTTCCGAAGTCATTGGAAAACTACCCAAATTGGATGTTGTCTTTTCAGATCCTGCAAGACCTCCTACAGAAAAGGAAAGAAGCATTGACAATCTTAGTCCATCTATCCCTGAAGTGATGAAAGCTTATGCTGGTATTTCATCTAATTTTGCTTTTGAAGCACCTCCTCAGTTGTCTCCTGAAAAAATACCTTTTGACTGCGAAAGAGAATACATGTCCCTGGAAGGAAAGCTCAACCGGCTTAACCTCTATTTCGGAGAACTCAAAAAAGCTGATGTTTCTGCTGTTGCACTTCCAGGAAGCAATATCATCAGGAAAACCGGAAACATCGAACCTGTCAGGAAAGTTGAAGAATCTGCTCTTTACGCATATGAACCTGAAGAATGTGTGATTAAAGCAGGTCTGCTTGAACAGCTTGTTGCAGAGCTTAAAAAAGAATCAGATGATATTTCAATCTTTGACATTGATGGCAAAAGAACACTCCTCTGTTCAAAATCTGAAATCCAAAACAGCCTTTTTAAAAACAGATATAAAAGATTGCTTGTTACCGATACCAACTATTCACAGGTTAATTCATATCTTAGGAAAAACTCATTCGGCAAAGTAATTGTCAGGGCAGCCATTGATCCTGAAAAATACTGGAATGTTCGCAATGAGCTGGAAAACGGACTCAATGGTGAAAGAAAGGCACACCTTTTCGTAAAAGATGAGAAAGCAATATTATATGAAGTGCTGGATTAA
- a CDS encoding response regulator transcription factor has protein sequence MCPKIMVVDDEPDTIDLVKLILESEDIEVIGAKSGFDCLESIEEEHPDAILLDIMMPDMNGWETFHKIKEKEPTLPVAMLTVKSQEFDKMLGLHVLKADDYITKPFSRKELIQRTKELLEMKIH, from the coding sequence ATGTGTCCAAAAATCATGGTCGTGGATGATGAACCCGATACCATTGACCTTGTAAAGTTGATCCTGGAATCTGAAGATATAGAAGTTATCGGAGCAAAAAGTGGATTTGACTGTCTTGAATCAATTGAAGAGGAACACCCTGATGCGATTCTTCTTGATATCATGATGCCTGATATGAATGGATGGGAAACTTTCCATAAGATAAAAGAAAAGGAGCCCACTTTACCTGTAGCTATGCTTACGGTAAAGAGTCAGGAATTTGACAAAATGCTCGGTCTGCATGTTCTCAAGGCAGACGACTATATCACAAAACCTTTCAGCAGAAAGGAACTTATTCAGAGAACGAAAGAATTGCTGGAAATGAAAATTCATTAA
- a CDS encoding response regulator: MNAQTQEILSTLRTELSRKNTLFLAPVDSFIERLVYFFVSDILKEESERSIVWLCLNSSRDKILSRFEDFGFDINYEGKLFFIDIDAPGKEHHDDTFYCSSVADYTKMASHISNIFQNHQNSVLIIDNMNVLSSDTMQVVENFVQFIEKKVAENDGSIVSMLSRNILPSETEVLITSFFDVVIDITNVGEIHAEIGMKDFDFRYSVEEGSIEFEPMQKKIKRERLKILIVDDEPDIPELLKLSLISEPYDFIVAHNGQDAIDLTLKELPDLILLDIMMPDMDGYEVVENLKKSKAASDIPVIMISAKTAIEDKVKGMELGIDDYISKPFDKREVKARIKMVMRRLGWVEEE, translated from the coding sequence ATGAATGCTCAAACGCAGGAAATCCTTTCAACCCTCAGAACAGAGCTGTCCCGGAAAAATACATTATTCCTTGCTCCGGTGGATAGTTTTATCGAGAGGCTTGTCTATTTTTTTGTATCGGATATACTGAAAGAAGAGTCAGAAAGGAGCATAGTCTGGCTATGCTTAAATTCTTCCAGGGATAAAATATTGTCAAGATTCGAAGATTTTGGATTTGACATCAATTATGAAGGAAAGCTGTTCTTCATTGATATTGATGCACCGGGTAAGGAGCACCATGATGATACTTTCTACTGCAGTTCAGTTGCAGATTATACAAAGATGGCATCCCATATCTCAAATATCTTCCAGAATCACCAGAACTCAGTTCTGATCATAGACAACATGAATGTGCTTTCAAGCGACACAATGCAGGTTGTGGAGAATTTTGTCCAGTTTATAGAGAAGAAAGTAGCAGAGAATGATGGCAGCATCGTCTCCATGCTTTCGCGTAACATCCTGCCTTCCGAGACAGAGGTTCTTATCACTTCTTTCTTTGATGTTGTCATCGATATTACCAACGTAGGTGAAATCCATGCTGAAATCGGAATGAAGGATTTTGATTTCAGATATTCTGTGGAAGAAGGTTCTATTGAATTTGAACCCATGCAGAAAAAGATCAAGCGTGAGCGCCTGAAGATTCTTATTGTTGATGATGAACCGGATATTCCTGAACTTCTTAAGCTTTCTCTTATAAGCGAGCCATACGACTTCATAGTAGCCCACAATGGCCAGGATGCGATTGATCTAACACTTAAAGAGCTTCCTGATCTTATTCTATTAGACATCATGATGCCTGATATGGATGGTTATGAAGTGGTTGAAAATCTTAAAAAGAGCAAGGCAGCAAGCGATATCCCTGTAATTATGATCTCAGCTAAGACCGCTATTGAAGACAAGGTCAAAGGCATGGAACTTGGAATTGATGACTATATTTCAAAACCTTTTGACAAGAGAGAGGTCAAAGCAAGGATAAAGATGGTAATGCGCCGTCTTGGATGGGTTGAAGAGGAATAA
- the gvpD gene encoding gas vesicle protein GvpD P-loop domain-containing protein: MIPGEVKEFFSSQYGKSLLVKGQPGTGKTTFVFGILDEICPEGNCVYISPRIDKSSDYGNYPWIEGDFNNNEDFLRMLASRIKLIWDSCDTKPIIVVDSIDSLSIATTRSSDWESNKFELERLLFDFSRKVNADIIMITEQADVTSLDYLVDGVVSLEIAEISGRDVRKINLLKIRGVELSQSRYPFTLDGGHFRSFEPFTVSYPEQTQVPHPLNDPEENRISTGIHDFDEILAGGYQKGSFNLFEITSGVGDSFYSLLLPTFINHLKLGRALLSMPTEGTSVETEKRMISPFTGDDHFHGQFVGFEIRDLKGRIPAYIEPFSGNVYKDMDIFHKAKNEILRQYGSPVLDYIGLDSMEYNYGWENIGSIIGQMASITKTTDNVVLAVTKFGQRITESVAHMATTHWKFENVDKTLVMYGVVPKTGIFAVQMEFVSGYPQVSLIPMK, from the coding sequence ATGATACCTGGTGAAGTCAAAGAGTTCTTTTCATCCCAGTATGGGAAGTCCCTTCTAGTAAAGGGGCAGCCCGGTACTGGGAAAACCACTTTTGTTTTTGGAATACTTGATGAAATATGCCCCGAAGGCAATTGTGTTTATATTTCACCACGTATTGACAAATCCTCTGATTATGGAAATTATCCCTGGATTGAAGGTGATTTCAACAATAACGAAGATTTCCTGCGTATGCTGGCATCCCGTATTAAATTGATATGGGACTCCTGTGATACAAAGCCAATTATTGTTGTTGATTCAATAGATTCCCTGAGCATTGCAACAACGCGTTCTTCTGATTGGGAAAGCAATAAGTTCGAGCTGGAACGTTTGCTTTTTGATTTTTCCAGAAAGGTCAATGCAGATATTATAATGATAACTGAACAGGCTGATGTCACATCCTTAGATTATCTTGTGGATGGAGTAGTGTCCCTTGAGATAGCAGAAATATCCGGGCGTGATGTGAGAAAAATAAACCTCCTTAAAATACGTGGTGTTGAACTCTCACAATCAAGATATCCATTTACACTCGATGGCGGCCATTTCAGGAGCTTTGAGCCATTCACTGTTTCTTATCCTGAACAAACACAGGTTCCACATCCTCTTAATGATCCGGAAGAGAACAGGATATCAACCGGCATACATGACTTTGACGAGATACTTGCCGGAGGATACCAGAAAGGAAGCTTCAACCTATTTGAAATAACAAGTGGTGTAGGTGACTCTTTCTACAGTTTGCTGCTCCCGACATTTATAAATCATCTAAAACTTGGCCGTGCTCTTCTGAGCATGCCTACAGAAGGTACAAGTGTTGAAACCGAAAAGCGTATGATCTCTCCATTCACAGGCGATGATCACTTTCATGGTCAGTTTGTGGGATTTGAAATTCGCGACCTCAAAGGCAGAATCCCTGCCTATATTGAACCATTCTCAGGCAACGTCTATAAAGATATGGATATTTTTCACAAAGCCAAGAATGAGATTCTACGCCAGTACGGCTCACCGGTTTTAGATTATATTGGCCTTGACAGTATGGAGTACAATTACGGATGGGAGAATATTGGTTCTATCATAGGGCAGATGGCATCAATTACAAAAACAACTGATAATGTTGTACTTGCTGTTACTAAATTTGGCCAGAGAATTACAGAATCAGTTGCACACATGGCCACAACTCACTGGAAGTTTGAAAACGTTGACAAGACCCTTGTTATGTATGGTGTGGTACCAAAAACCGGTATTTTTGCAGTACAGATGGAGTTTGTGTCAGGTTATCCGCAGGTTAGCCTCATTCCTATGAAATGA
- the alaS gene encoding alanine--tRNA ligase, whose protein sequence is MLEDEYQLDYFSENGFVRKQCSKCGKHFWTRDLERVTCGDAPCDPYSFIGNPVFKKQFDLAEMREYYLNFFEERGHTRLERYPVIARWRDDIYLTIASIADFQPFVTSGQVPPPANPLTISQPCIRLSDLDAVGRSGRHLTTFEMMAHHAFNKKDEEIYWKDHTVELCDELFNSLGVDPLAVTYKEEPWAGGGNAGPCVEALIGGLEVATLVFMDLKQSKDGDISIKGENYRKMDNYIVDTGYGLERFVWASKGSPTIYDAVFPNIVNELMDLAGINHELDNSEYANILAQNARLAGLMDVSEKANLFELRKQVASSIGTTVDKLSSIMEPVETVYAITDHTRCLTFMLADGVIPSNVKAGYLARLVLRRTLRMMKDMGITVPLSDIVRMHINNLPEYPEFEEKFDVIKDILEHEERKFGETLERGKRMIQKSAKHYKESGENMPLESIIEMYDSHGIPPEISKEAASEVGVAVDLPDNFYSLVAEGHSKAEAKEEKVFPYAERVSRLPKTKKLFYDEPTRMNFEAVVLDVFDNHIVLDSTLFYPEGGGQPADHGTMVIEDVLHNVIDVQGVDGVVVHIIEDSDNEFHIKKGDMVQGHVDEERRMAHACHHTATHIVNDAARKVLGDHVWQAGAQKFVDRARLDISHYKRISQDELNQMELIANRTVMENQRVIAEWMDRIDAEKKYGFGLYQGGVPPGNTIRVLKVADDIEACAGTHCTSTGLVGPIKILKTERVQDGVERIEYAAGLAAVRSMQEMESYLSQAADALRVRPEHLPSTIDRFFNEWKEFKKENQRLKEDLAHVHVLQMANEAVNVAGMRLVAACIPNADIDELVKIAGELTTNKDMVVLLASESGGVKIVGAAGEDALKAGADAGKIVRAMSQTVGGGGGGKPAMARGGGVDASKIDEALAAGQSLLEEQLNN, encoded by the coding sequence ATGCTTGAAGACGAATATCAGCTTGATTATTTTTCAGAGAATGGATTCGTTCGCAAACAGTGCTCTAAATGTGGAAAACATTTCTGGACCCGTGATCTTGAAAGGGTCACGTGTGGCGATGCACCATGCGATCCATACTCATTTATCGGTAATCCTGTGTTTAAGAAACAGTTCGACCTCGCGGAAATGCGTGAGTATTACCTGAATTTCTTTGAAGAAAGGGGTCACACAAGGCTTGAGAGATATCCTGTCATCGCAAGGTGGAGAGATGACATTTATTTGACCATTGCATCTATTGCGGATTTCCAGCCATTTGTGACTTCCGGGCAGGTGCCACCACCAGCGAACCCATTGACAATTTCCCAGCCATGCATCCGTCTTTCAGACCTTGATGCGGTTGGTAGGAGTGGCCGCCACCTGACAACATTTGAAATGATGGCTCACCACGCCTTCAATAAAAAAGATGAGGAAATATACTGGAAAGACCACACCGTAGAACTATGTGATGAACTTTTCAATTCTCTTGGTGTTGATCCTCTGGCAGTAACTTACAAAGAGGAACCATGGGCAGGCGGAGGAAATGCGGGTCCCTGCGTAGAGGCGCTTATCGGTGGTCTTGAAGTTGCAACTCTTGTGTTCATGGACCTCAAGCAGTCAAAAGACGGTGACATTTCCATCAAAGGTGAGAACTACAGGAAGATGGACAACTACATTGTGGATACCGGTTATGGCCTCGAGAGGTTTGTGTGGGCATCCAAAGGTTCACCTACTATATATGACGCAGTTTTCCCAAACATTGTCAATGAGCTCATGGATCTTGCCGGAATTAACCATGAACTTGATAACTCCGAGTATGCTAACATCCTTGCCCAGAATGCCCGCCTTGCGGGTCTTATGGACGTAAGCGAGAAAGCCAATCTCTTTGAACTGAGAAAACAGGTTGCTTCCAGCATTGGTACGACAGTGGACAAACTTTCATCCATTATGGAGCCAGTCGAAACTGTATACGCAATCACTGATCACACACGCTGCTTAACATTCATGCTTGCAGACGGTGTAATTCCTTCCAATGTAAAGGCAGGATATCTTGCAAGACTTGTACTGCGCAGGACACTCAGGATGATGAAGGACATGGGCATAACCGTACCACTGTCTGACATTGTGAGGATGCACATTAACAACCTGCCGGAATATCCTGAGTTTGAGGAGAAGTTCGATGTTATCAAGGATATCCTTGAACATGAAGAGCGCAAGTTCGGTGAGACGCTTGAACGTGGAAAGCGCATGATACAGAAATCCGCTAAACACTACAAGGAATCCGGGGAGAATATGCCTCTTGAAAGTATAATCGAGATGTATGACAGTCACGGAATTCCCCCTGAGATCTCAAAAGAAGCAGCATCTGAGGTTGGTGTGGCTGTAGATCTGCCTGATAACTTCTATTCACTTGTTGCTGAAGGGCACAGCAAAGCCGAGGCAAAAGAGGAAAAAGTCTTCCCTTATGCAGAAAGAGTGTCCAGGCTTCCAAAGACCAAGAAGCTGTTCTATGACGAACCTACAAGGATGAACTTTGAAGCAGTCGTTCTGGATGTATTTGACAATCATATAGTACTTGACAGCACACTGTTCTATCCTGAAGGCGGTGGACAGCCTGCAGACCACGGTACCATGGTCATAGAAGATGTATTACACAACGTAATTGACGTTCAGGGTGTCGATGGTGTTGTCGTTCACATAATCGAAGATTCTGATAATGAATTCCATATTAAGAAGGGCGATATGGTTCAGGGACACGTGGATGAGGAACGTCGTATGGCTCATGCATGCCATCACACTGCAACCCACATCGTCAATGATGCCGCACGTAAGGTGCTTGGGGACCATGTATGGCAGGCCGGTGCCCAGAAATTTGTGGACCGCGCACGTCTTGACATCTCACACTACAAACGTATTTCACAGGATGAGCTCAACCAGATGGAGCTGATAGCCAATCGTACTGTCATGGAGAACCAGCGTGTTATTGCAGAATGGATGGACAGGATCGATGCTGAGAAGAAATATGGTTTCGGACTGTATCAGGGAGGTGTCCCTCCAGGAAACACAATTCGTGTGCTGAAGGTTGCCGATGACATAGAAGCATGTGCAGGTACTCACTGTACCAGTACCGGACTTGTTGGTCCTATTAAGATACTTAAGACAGAACGTGTTCAGGACGGCGTGGAGCGTATTGAGTACGCAGCAGGTCTTGCGGCAGTCAGGTCAATGCAGGAAATGGAGTCTTATCTCAGTCAGGCAGCAGATGCACTCCGTGTCAGGCCTGAACATCTTCCATCTACAATTGACCGTTTCTTCAATGAATGGAAAGAGTTCAAGAAGGAGAACCAGAGGCTCAAGGAAGATCTTGCGCATGTCCATGTGCTCCAGATGGCCAACGAGGCTGTCAATGTTGCAGGTATGCGCCTTGTGGCAGCATGCATCCCTAACGCAGACATTGATGAGCTTGTTAAGATTGCCGGTGAGCTGACCACCAACAAAGACATGGTTGTACTTCTGGCAAGTGAATCCGGTGGTGTCAAGATTGTTGGTGCCGCAGGCGAAGATGCACTTAAAGCAGGAGCAGATGCTGGAAAGATTGTCAGGGCTATGTCCCAGACAGTTGGTGGTGGCGGTGGCGGAAAGCCAGCGATGGCCCGTGGAGGCGGTGTTGATGCCAGCAAGATTGACGAAGCACTTGCTGCAGGACAGAGTCTTCTCGAAGAGCAATTAAATAATTAG
- the surE gene encoding 5'/3'-nucleotidase SurE, with translation MSKKILVTNDDGVYSTGIHAAWKSVSDLGDVTVSAPMTQQSGVGRSISIFEPLRITQTTINGIDVNAVAGTPTDSVILGIFAVMKEMPDLILSGFNIGENISTDTITTSGTIGAALEGASYGIPAIAASIQVMEEGDKFDDNRNFQHDYDVAIKVVNKIAKKVLEHGLPENVDLLNVNIPHHAEDNPDIEITRLARKFFKTDVEERHDPRGRPYYWIAGELIVDEEEGTDVHAIMNNGNVSVTPISLDATSPIDFSEIEHLL, from the coding sequence ATGTCAAAAAAGATACTGGTTACCAATGATGATGGTGTATATTCCACAGGAATACATGCCGCCTGGAAAAGTGTTTCTGACCTTGGGGATGTGACTGTATCCGCACCCATGACACAGCAAAGTGGTGTTGGAAGATCAATCTCCATTTTTGAACCACTCAGGATTACACAGACAACGATTAATGGAATCGATGTTAATGCAGTTGCAGGAACCCCTACAGATTCCGTAATACTGGGAATTTTTGCAGTTATGAAGGAAATGCCAGACCTTATCCTTTCAGGGTTTAATATAGGAGAAAATATCAGCACTGACACGATTACAACATCAGGCACAATCGGTGCGGCACTGGAAGGTGCGAGTTATGGAATACCTGCAATTGCCGCTTCCATTCAGGTCATGGAAGAGGGAGACAAATTTGATGATAACAGGAATTTCCAGCATGACTATGATGTTGCTATAAAAGTTGTCAACAAAATAGCAAAGAAAGTGCTTGAACATGGACTACCAGAAAATGTAGATCTGCTTAACGTGAACATCCCACACCATGCAGAAGATAATCCAGACATAGAGATCACACGCCTTGCCAGGAAATTCTTCAAGACCGATGTTGAGGAAAGGCATGATCCCAGAGGCAGACCATATTACTGGATTGCAGGCGAGCTGATAGTTGACGAAGAAGAAGGGACCGATGTTCATGCAATCATGAACAATGGAAATGTCTCTGTGACTCCTATATCACTTGATGCAACATCCCCTATTGATTTTTCAGAAATAGAGCACCTTCTCTGA